One genomic segment of Natrinema sp. HArc-T2 includes these proteins:
- a CDS encoding rhodanese-like domain-containing protein, with translation MTDLITADELKEKIDRDEDFALFDSRSPEDYENWHIAAAENMEYSATDDELRGDFDAVRDELEEDTEIITICAVGRSSKALGEWLDERNYKNVSTVDGGMEAWSRVYDVVPIATRDDDIEILQLQRRAKGCLGYVVGCRRTGKAAIVDSSRHTQQFLEAARDRGFDVTAIFETHIHADHLMTGGKRLRDELNVPYYLGSEIETRDPQFEYDPVDPNDTVDIGEITMKGVHTPGHTTGSTSWLVEDEAIMTGDTLFVESVGRTELQFEGGDAEEASGVLYETLQKLMAEPDTVTVLPGHFNVTDDGEYIGVTPGLPMQSPIGHIRTHNEMIQMDKDEYVQAAFETIPEKPPNYEEVIATNEGKRELESKDEADELELGPNRCAATEESVVGDD, from the coding sequence ATGACAGATTTAATCACGGCAGACGAACTCAAAGAGAAGATCGACCGAGACGAAGACTTCGCCCTCTTCGACAGCCGGAGCCCCGAGGACTACGAAAACTGGCACATCGCGGCGGCTGAGAACATGGAGTATTCGGCCACGGACGACGAACTCCGGGGCGATTTCGACGCGGTCCGAGACGAACTCGAGGAGGATACCGAAATCATCACCATCTGTGCTGTCGGCAGGTCCTCCAAGGCGCTTGGCGAGTGGCTCGACGAACGGAACTACAAGAACGTGTCCACGGTCGACGGCGGTATGGAGGCCTGGAGCCGAGTGTACGACGTCGTCCCCATCGCGACGCGAGACGACGACATCGAGATCCTCCAACTCCAGCGCCGCGCGAAAGGCTGTCTTGGCTACGTCGTCGGGTGCCGACGCACCGGCAAGGCGGCGATCGTCGATTCATCCCGGCATACCCAACAGTTCCTCGAGGCTGCCCGGGACCGCGGCTTCGACGTGACGGCGATCTTCGAGACACACATTCACGCCGACCACTTGATGACCGGCGGGAAGCGCCTGCGTGACGAACTGAACGTCCCGTACTACCTCGGGAGCGAGATCGAGACACGGGACCCGCAGTTCGAATACGATCCCGTCGACCCAAACGATACCGTCGACATCGGCGAGATCACAATGAAGGGTGTCCACACGCCTGGGCACACCACTGGCTCGACGAGCTGGCTGGTTGAAGACGAGGCGATCATGACCGGCGATACCCTGTTCGTCGAGTCCGTGGGCCGGACCGAACTCCAGTTCGAAGGCGGTGACGCCGAGGAGGCGTCGGGGGTGCTCTACGAGACGCTACAGAAGCTGATGGCTGAGCCGGACACCGTGACGGTCCTTCCGGGGCACTTCAACGTCACCGACGACGGCGAGTACATCGGTGTCACGCCCGGGCTGCCGATGCAGTCTCCCATCGGCCACATCCGGACCCACAACGAAATGATCCAGATGGACAAAGACGAGTACGTCCAGGCCGCGTTCGAAACCATCCCAGAAAAGCCCCCGAACTACGAAGAAGTCATCGCGACGAACGAGGGCAAGCGCGAATTGGAAAGCAAGGACGAGGCCGACGAACTCGAGCTGGGACCGAACCGGTGTGCTGCCACCGAAGAGAGCGTCGTCGGCGACGACTGA
- a CDS encoding DUF1641 domain-containing protein — MSKTDASDATEAALSDEEMAELAATLNENADELRELLELLTVIQETAAELAPEMRTAVRENREPLREVRMAFEREETVVLLQQLGEHSEELTELLGLLDATEGLASDLAPELRFAVRENRDVLRRLRMAVEREDIVVLVERLGENADTLAETLDLLDATEGLVDDLIPELQDASGDLRPAIRQSRLVAAGLVDATAEYDTDPYELGQNLGHMMWLTQRIGDPQVLKTLDAGLGAFAEEEPKEMGILGLLGALRNRNVRRGIGRIVDFLRRVGAR, encoded by the coding sequence ATGAGCAAAACAGATGCGAGTGACGCGACCGAAGCGGCCCTCAGCGACGAGGAGATGGCGGAACTCGCCGCGACACTCAACGAGAACGCCGACGAACTGCGGGAACTGCTCGAGCTGCTGACCGTCATTCAGGAGACGGCTGCGGAGCTTGCTCCCGAGATGCGGACGGCTGTCCGGGAGAACCGCGAACCGCTCCGTGAGGTCCGGATGGCCTTCGAGCGCGAGGAGACCGTCGTCCTTCTCCAGCAACTCGGCGAACACTCCGAAGAGCTGACCGAACTGCTCGGCCTGCTGGATGCGACGGAAGGACTGGCCTCGGATCTGGCGCCAGAACTCCGTTTTGCCGTTCGTGAGAACCGTGACGTTCTCCGGCGGCTCCGAATGGCCGTCGAGCGCGAGGACATCGTCGTCCTCGTCGAGCGGCTGGGCGAGAACGCAGATACGCTTGCCGAGACACTTGATCTACTGGATGCGACAGAAGGGCTGGTCGACGACCTCATTCCGGAACTCCAAGATGCCAGCGGCGATTTGCGGCCAGCGATCCGACAGTCCCGCCTCGTCGCGGCCGGGTTAGTCGACGCGACCGCCGAGTACGACACCGATCCATACGAACTCGGACAGAATCTGGGACACATGATGTGGCTCACGCAGCGGATCGGCGATCCCCAGGTCCTCAAGACACTCGACGCCGGCCTGGGCGCATTCGCCGAGGAAGAGCCCAAAGAGATGGGGATCCTGGGGCTGCTCGGCGCACTTCGGAATCGGAACGTCCGGCGCGGCATCGGTCGAATCGTCGATTTCCTCCGACGGGTGGGAGCGCGATGA
- a CDS encoding NAD(P)/FAD-dependent oxidoreductase: MTRIAILGAGTGGAMTANILRRKLDPSEATITLVDKSVEHFYQPSFYLVPFGYLEPEQSRDVRDLIHSDVEFVHDAVTGVDPDDQVVHLEEADDDLTYDYLVVATGHRLAPETTPGMVEAWEETDVVYPFYHYEAALEMREGLQDFDGGTFVVTIPDTPFKCPGAPLKMAMLAEDYARRQGFRDDAEFIMTRNADHHFGVQPYRDKLYDIWDERDIEFKANTSVSEVDPDAQVIHTDNGQIEYDFYTPVSPQYGQQAITDSSPLTEGDDEHDGEYVTIDKHTLQHDEYETVFALGDCENAPHSKTAAAARKESHTVAENVVRAMNDRELKPEYDGYAACPLLTQKGKAMIAEFDYEESISAPVETRSNWIMDVNVLPSVYWNLWMHGYDPLPV; encoded by the coding sequence ATGACACGCATAGCAATTCTCGGTGCTGGGACGGGCGGCGCAATGACCGCTAACATCCTGCGTCGGAAACTCGACCCGAGCGAGGCGACGATCACTCTCGTCGATAAGAGCGTAGAACATTTCTATCAGCCGTCGTTCTACCTCGTCCCGTTCGGCTATCTGGAGCCAGAGCAGTCGCGGGACGTCCGCGATCTCATCCACAGCGATGTCGAGTTCGTCCACGACGCGGTGACTGGTGTCGACCCCGACGACCAGGTCGTTCACCTCGAGGAGGCTGACGATGATCTGACCTACGACTATCTGGTGGTGGCCACCGGGCACCGGCTCGCCCCGGAGACGACCCCGGGAATGGTCGAAGCGTGGGAAGAAACCGATGTGGTGTATCCGTTCTACCACTACGAAGCAGCCCTCGAGATGCGTGAGGGACTTCAGGACTTCGATGGCGGCACCTTCGTCGTCACGATTCCGGATACACCGTTCAAGTGTCCGGGTGCGCCGCTGAAGATGGCGATGCTCGCCGAGGACTATGCCCGGCGACAGGGGTTCCGCGACGACGCCGAGTTCATCATGACTCGGAACGCCGACCACCACTTCGGCGTCCAGCCCTATCGCGACAAACTATACGATATCTGGGACGAGCGCGACATCGAGTTCAAGGCTAACACGTCGGTCAGCGAGGTCGACCCGGACGCGCAGGTCATCCACACGGACAACGGCCAGATCGAGTACGACTTCTACACACCCGTCTCGCCACAGTACGGCCAGCAAGCCATCACCGACAGCTCGCCACTGACCGAAGGTGACGACGAACACGACGGCGAGTACGTCACGATCGACAAGCACACCCTTCAGCACGACGAGTACGAGACCGTCTTCGCGCTGGGGGACTGCGAGAACGCACCGCACTCCAAGACTGCCGCCGCTGCCCGCAAGGAGTCCCACACCGTGGCAGAGAACGTCGTCCGCGCGATGAACGACCGAGAACTCAAGCCGGAATACGACGGCTATGCGGCATGTCCCCTGCTGACTCAGAAAGGCAAAGCGATGATCGCGGAGTTCGACTACGAGGAAAGCATCTCTGCACCCGTCGAGACCCGCTCTAATTGGATCATGGACGTCAACGTCCTGCCGTCGGTGTACTGGAACCTGTGGATGCACGGCTACGACCCACTCCCGGTATAG
- a CDS encoding rhodanese-like domain-containing protein → MAEDWIEDELSDLPPSANLVYKVLEYNGRLSQKQLVDETRLSSRTLHYAIGQLENAGLVESHPAHYDARQTCYTLVRDSGCSTYSRDALVDPDWVDEQRSSFQQDDPSARLVYVGSDDAAGAVIPGSVVLNVESDLLDPNRQRLPDRTDLEELLGSRGATADTSLVLYDDGEGYHAAYVYWLLAYYGHRNQRLLDGGLEHWVASGYPTTHVPGSFPSVEYTASGLFNHVRAYRDDVVRAIGQDTVLLDVRQASEYRGQADDGSELSASTPIQGHIPGAINIPLDRLFDGNRFASRSAVEDVLAAADITGGRKIIVYCGVGARSALAWVVLSELLGYPEVMNYDGSWTEWGSLVDVPVETE, encoded by the coding sequence ATGGCCGAAGACTGGATCGAGGACGAACTGTCGGACCTCCCACCGAGTGCGAACCTCGTCTACAAGGTCCTCGAGTACAACGGACGGCTCTCACAGAAACAGCTTGTCGATGAGACCAGACTCTCATCACGGACGCTGCACTACGCCATCGGACAACTCGAGAACGCCGGACTTGTCGAGTCCCATCCGGCACATTATGACGCGAGACAGACCTGCTATACCCTCGTCAGGGACTCGGGGTGCTCGACGTACTCGCGCGACGCCCTCGTCGATCCGGACTGGGTCGACGAGCAACGCTCGTCGTTCCAGCAGGACGATCCGTCTGCACGACTCGTCTACGTCGGGTCGGACGACGCCGCCGGTGCGGTCATTCCAGGATCGGTTGTCCTGAACGTGGAATCGGACCTGCTCGACCCCAACCGCCAGCGGCTTCCCGACCGGACCGACCTCGAGGAACTACTCGGCAGTCGCGGCGCGACTGCAGATACTAGCCTCGTTCTCTACGACGATGGTGAGGGGTATCATGCCGCGTACGTGTACTGGTTGCTCGCCTACTACGGCCATCGAAACCAGCGACTGCTCGACGGCGGCCTCGAACACTGGGTCGCCAGTGGATACCCCACAACCCATGTTCCGGGGTCGTTTCCCTCGGTCGAGTACACCGCCAGTGGACTGTTTAATCACGTGCGTGCGTACCGCGACGATGTCGTCCGCGCGATCGGTCAGGATACTGTACTGCTCGATGTTCGACAGGCGTCCGAATACCGCGGCCAGGCAGACGACGGGAGCGAGCTGTCGGCGTCGACGCCTATCCAGGGACACATCCCCGGTGCGATCAACATTCCGCTGGACCGACTGTTCGATGGCAACCGGTTCGCATCTCGAAGCGCCGTTGAGGACGTCTTGGCCGCCGCCGACATCACCGGCGGTCGAAAGATTATCGTGTACTGCGGCGTGGGCGCACGCTCGGCGCTCGCGTGGGTCGTCCTCTCAGAACTGCTGGGGTATCCCGAGGTGATGAACTACGACGGCTCCTGGACCGAGTGGGGAAGCCTCGTGGATGTCCCCGTGGAAACGGAGTGA
- the rdfA gene encoding rod-determining factor RdfA, with the protein MVEPAGCSCKIGRNIETYGLEELNADLVEKRREADASLRTLAAHCNRRLLEAALVTADVDVTDAVFGAVHGDDVVELVYDALSNDDASPDTAARVRTRLEQQGIDIETIESDWVTHPTVRSHLNECLDIDTSRSGTITVEDARNTIEWARTQCTEIISRTITRLENAGLVTIGTPSVSVTVRITCMDCGERYRPTDLLTERTCACSTTTEGG; encoded by the coding sequence ATGGTTGAGCCAGCGGGTTGTTCGTGTAAAATCGGTCGGAATATCGAGACGTACGGCCTCGAGGAGCTAAACGCAGACCTCGTCGAGAAGCGACGAGAGGCTGACGCGAGCCTCCGAACTCTCGCAGCCCACTGTAATCGTCGGCTCTTGGAAGCAGCACTCGTCACTGCAGACGTCGACGTGACTGATGCAGTGTTCGGAGCCGTACACGGCGACGATGTCGTTGAGTTGGTGTACGATGCGCTCTCGAACGACGATGCGTCACCCGATACAGCGGCACGTGTCCGAACCCGGCTCGAGCAACAGGGAATCGATATCGAGACGATCGAATCGGACTGGGTGACACACCCGACGGTTCGGTCCCATCTCAACGAGTGTCTCGACATCGACACGAGCCGATCGGGGACGATCACAGTCGAGGATGCGAGGAACACTATCGAATGGGCACGGACGCAATGTACAGAGATCATCTCCAGAACGATCACACGACTCGAGAACGCTGGACTCGTTACTATCGGCACGCCGTCCGTGTCCGTCACTGTCCGGATTACCTGCATGGACTGTGGTGAGCGATACAGACCGACTGACCTGTTGACAGAGCGCACCTGCGCGTGTTCTACCACGACAGAGGGTGGATAA
- a CDS encoding archaea-specific SMC-related protein, whose amino-acid sequence MTDQSTTTDTAPDPEQIEVSVENLGGIERCSVGLETGVNVLTGKNATNRTSFLRALVGALGGSKTTLKSDADEGRVSVEIGSHVYHREFHRTETGITTHGTPYTDAEQLVDSFVALLEENPARRAVQRGDDLREIIMRPVDTDEIERQIQSLKADKEALEQRLTEVDRRTEQLPTLEERRASLTAEIESINSELETLRAEVEAFEADAEMAVEAEAVMERLDARRQQLNETEDRIDVLTAELDALRDKPAALRSEQAELPDHSKDDLKAVQERLEAVRREKRNVDETITNLTTIVEFNEDVLSGDSSDLESLQSATETPAAELAPDSEQSVDCWTCGTTVKRGDITNRLESLRTVIQEKRSEQTDLAKEASELESKQQSIIETIDRRQAVADRLTTVEEKLNRKSTQLAELETDAAELRDSIETLEHEVAETEELRDTDLMDAYEQISDLQYERGQLQQELETTVEEIEAIEALPDSEQLHAELDDVRESLARERTRITDIETQAVEQFNEHMDDLLAVLGYKNITRVWIERKQAGRESSPATFEMNIVRETESGTVYEDTIDTLSESEREVIGLVFALAGYLVHDVYESIPFMLLDSLEAIDADRISALVDYFSEYAPYLVVALLPEDSAGVEIDHRRVPADTLD is encoded by the coding sequence ATGACTGACCAATCGACAACGACAGACACAGCGCCGGATCCGGAGCAGATCGAGGTGTCAGTCGAGAACCTCGGTGGGATCGAGCGCTGTTCGGTCGGCCTCGAAACAGGGGTCAACGTGCTGACCGGGAAGAACGCCACGAACCGGACGAGTTTCTTGCGGGCGCTCGTGGGCGCATTGGGCGGCTCGAAAACGACGCTCAAGAGCGATGCAGACGAGGGTCGAGTGTCAGTCGAGATCGGTTCCCACGTGTATCATCGGGAGTTCCACAGAACAGAGACAGGAATCACGACACATGGAACTCCATACACCGACGCGGAGCAACTGGTCGACAGCTTCGTCGCACTGCTCGAGGAGAACCCAGCACGACGTGCAGTGCAACGTGGTGACGATCTCCGCGAGATCATCATGCGGCCCGTCGACACTGACGAAATCGAACGGCAGATCCAAAGCCTCAAAGCGGACAAGGAGGCCCTCGAACAACGTCTCACAGAAGTCGACCGACGGACTGAACAGCTCCCGACTCTCGAAGAGCGACGGGCCAGTCTCACGGCGGAGATCGAGTCGATCAATTCGGAACTGGAGACGCTGCGAGCCGAGGTCGAGGCGTTCGAGGCTGATGCGGAGATGGCTGTGGAAGCTGAAGCGGTAATGGAACGGCTCGACGCTCGGCGGCAACAACTCAACGAAACGGAAGATCGGATCGACGTGCTCACTGCCGAGTTGGATGCACTCCGTGACAAACCGGCAGCCCTCCGTAGCGAACAGGCAGAACTTCCAGACCACTCGAAAGACGATCTGAAAGCCGTCCAGGAGCGACTCGAAGCAGTCAGGCGTGAGAAACGCAACGTCGACGAGACGATCACGAACCTCACGACGATCGTCGAGTTCAATGAGGACGTACTCTCCGGCGACAGCTCTGACTTAGAGAGTCTGCAATCAGCTACAGAGACCCCAGCCGCCGAACTCGCCCCCGATTCAGAACAGTCGGTCGACTGCTGGACCTGTGGCACCACGGTCAAGCGGGGAGACATAACGAACCGGCTGGAAAGCTTGCGCACTGTCATTCAAGAGAAACGGTCCGAGCAGACCGATCTCGCAAAGGAAGCAAGCGAACTGGAATCCAAACAACAGTCGATCATCGAAACGATCGATAGGCGGCAAGCGGTTGCCGACCGGCTCACGACTGTCGAAGAGAAACTCAACCGGAAGTCGACACAGCTTGCGGAACTCGAAACGGACGCCGCCGAGCTTCGAGACAGCATCGAAACACTCGAACACGAAGTCGCAGAAACCGAGGAGCTACGGGATACCGATCTGATGGACGCGTACGAACAGATCAGTGATCTCCAGTATGAGCGGGGCCAACTCCAGCAGGAGTTAGAAACTACAGTGGAGGAAATCGAAGCGATCGAAGCGTTACCGGACAGCGAGCAGCTACACGCAGAACTCGACGATGTCCGGGAATCACTCGCTCGCGAACGAACTCGGATCACAGATATCGAAACACAGGCAGTCGAGCAGTTTAACGAACACATGGACGATCTCCTGGCGGTCTTGGGATATAAAAACATCACGCGCGTCTGGATCGAGCGGAAACAGGCTGGTCGTGAGTCGTCGCCCGCAACCTTCGAGATGAACATCGTCCGCGAAACTGAGTCGGGGACGGTGTACGAAGATACGATCGACACGCTGAGCGAGAGTGAACGTGAGGTTATCGGGCTCGTGTTCGCACTTGCTGGATACCTCGTCCACGATGTCTACGAATCGATTCCGTTCATGCTGTTGGACTCGCTCGAGGCGATCGACGCCGATAGAATCTCGGCGCTCGTCGACTACTTTTCCGAGTACGCCCCATATCTCGTCGTGGCACTGCTTCCCGAGGACTCGGCAGGCGTCGAAATCGACCACAGACGGGTCCCTGCAGACACATTGGACTGA
- a CDS encoding IclR family transcriptional regulator: protein MISNPSSRQVKSVETSFEIIHLLQEYGGATLNEVAAHLEIAKSTAHNYLGTLESMGYVVKRDRTYRLGLRFLTHGMAARNSLSIADIVQQSLVTVAQETGQSTWWIVEEFGRGFFVDNAVPDEDGDSYGTIGKRSYLHTHAPGKAILAQLSRDYVWELIDYHGLPIYTTKTITDADTLIQELDTIRDQGYAVSDGETALGVQSTGVAFEDPYGGTNAIGVFGYTHDFGGESLEKDIPSLLKHVVSDITQSLEREVE from the coding sequence ATGATATCAAACCCGTCATCGAGGCAGGTCAAATCCGTCGAGACCTCCTTCGAGATCATCCACCTGCTCCAGGAGTACGGAGGTGCCACGCTAAACGAAGTGGCAGCCCACCTCGAGATCGCCAAGAGTACAGCCCACAACTACCTGGGAACGCTCGAATCGATGGGGTACGTGGTGAAACGGGACAGAACCTACCGATTGGGGCTTCGGTTTCTCACACACGGAATGGCAGCCAGAAACAGTCTGTCCATCGCCGATATCGTCCAGCAGTCGCTTGTAACGGTCGCTCAGGAGACCGGACAGTCGACGTGGTGGATCGTAGAGGAGTTCGGTCGGGGGTTTTTCGTCGATAATGCAGTTCCCGATGAGGACGGTGATAGCTACGGAACTATCGGGAAGCGGTCGTACCTCCACACGCACGCACCGGGAAAGGCGATACTCGCCCAACTGTCCAGAGACTACGTCTGGGAACTCATCGACTATCACGGATTGCCGATTTACACGACGAAGACGATTACGGACGCTGACACGCTCATCCAGGAGTTAGACACGATTCGTGATCAGGGATATGCAGTGAGTGACGGGGAAACAGCACTCGGCGTACAATCGACTGGCGTGGCGTTCGAGGACCCATACGGTGGCACAAACGCGATCGGTGTGTTCGGATACACGCACGACTTTGGCGGCGAGAGTCTCGAGAAAGACATTCCATCGCTGTTGAAACATGTTGTGAGTGACATCACCCAGTCACTCGAACGGGAGGTCGAGTGA
- a CDS encoding AMP-binding protein, translating to MDAISPPETLRTVKSAVEMKAARNKDKPFLHYRNQVISYAELDRNADAIATKLRAQGVEKGDTVCLFMYNCPEYIFVFFALAKIGAVAAPIDTRFRGETLVYVLTQSDATTIFIDAKTRPEYESVTASVPNITREYLIDETGTDHPYRKFDTLLEDDSMSTPTTAVEPSDPLAVIYVQRNATEQPKGVVLPHYSYINTGWEACENLFDFTEDDRIFTTLPLYSSFTFHLGVIGTLLADAEFVLAGQFDPSRFWEQIESSDATVFLYLSRMLSVLYNQDEKPTNGETPIELAIGHSFGFTTDEEMFRTLEERFDITILEGYGVTPATIVTYNCPDDRRLGSVGKEASYVDLEIVDGDDWPVSPGETGEIVVRPTEPHTMMQGYYNQPEATTEAVRNQWLHTGGIGYKDDDGYLHFVANRDNSIYRGRIDGRISSLEIESVIDAHPGVRQSSVVGVTNEAGSEEIKAFVVPEADADITPIDICKRCERQLPYLKVPRYIEIREEFPRSPSGKIRKQELKAEGTVNAWDRKSGYELSR from the coding sequence ATGGATGCGATTTCGCCACCTGAAACGCTCCGGACTGTCAAGAGTGCTGTCGAGATGAAAGCAGCGAGGAACAAAGACAAACCCTTCCTCCATTACCGAAACCAAGTGATTTCGTACGCTGAACTCGATCGCAACGCTGACGCGATCGCCACCAAACTCCGCGCGCAGGGAGTCGAAAAGGGTGACACCGTCTGTCTGTTCATGTACAACTGTCCCGAGTACATCTTCGTCTTCTTTGCACTCGCAAAGATCGGAGCCGTCGCGGCCCCGATCGATACGCGGTTCCGGGGTGAAACACTGGTGTACGTTCTCACCCAGTCTGACGCGACCACGATTTTCATCGACGCGAAAACGCGCCCAGAGTACGAGTCAGTCACCGCTTCGGTTCCGAACATCACGAGAGAGTACCTCATCGACGAGACTGGCACCGACCACCCGTACCGGAAGTTCGACACGCTCCTCGAGGACGACTCGATGTCTACGCCGACGACAGCCGTCGAACCGTCGGACCCACTCGCAGTGATCTACGTCCAGCGGAACGCAACCGAACAGCCGAAGGGCGTCGTGCTCCCCCACTACTCGTATATTAATACCGGCTGGGAGGCGTGCGAGAACCTGTTCGATTTTACCGAAGACGACCGCATATTCACGACGCTGCCACTGTACAGTAGCTTCACGTTTCATCTCGGCGTTATCGGGACGCTACTTGCCGATGCGGAGTTCGTCCTCGCCGGACAGTTCGATCCATCGCGGTTCTGGGAGCAGATCGAGTCCTCCGACGCTACCGTGTTTCTATATCTCAGTCGGATGCTCTCGGTGCTTTACAACCAAGACGAGAAACCGACCAACGGTGAGACGCCGATCGAGTTGGCCATCGGCCACAGCTTCGGATTCACAACGGATGAAGAGATGTTCCGAACACTGGAAGAACGGTTCGACATCACCATCCTCGAGGGATACGGTGTCACACCAGCGACCATTGTCACCTACAACTGTCCGGACGACCGACGGCTTGGAAGCGTCGGTAAAGAAGCGTCGTACGTCGATCTTGAGATCGTCGATGGGGACGACTGGCCCGTGTCACCGGGCGAAACAGGTGAGATCGTCGTTCGTCCGACGGAACCGCACACGATGATGCAAGGCTACTACAACCAACCCGAGGCCACCACGGAAGCCGTTCGGAATCAGTGGCTTCACACCGGCGGGATCGGCTACAAAGACGACGACGGATACCTCCACTTCGTCGCGAACAGGGACAACTCGATCTATCGTGGCCGCATCGATGGCCGGATCTCATCGCTCGAGATCGAGAGTGTGATCGATGCCCACCCCGGTGTTCGCCAGTCGAGTGTCGTCGGTGTGACCAACGAGGCGGGTAGCGAAGAGATCAAGGCGTTCGTAGTCCCCGAAGCCGACGCCGACATCACACCGATCGATATCTGCAAACGCTGTGAACGACAGCTCCCCTACCTCAAAGTCCCACGATACATCGAGATCCGCGAGGAGTTCCCCCGGAGTCCATCGGGGAAGATCAGAAAGCAAGAGCTCAAAGCCGAGGGGACAGTGAACGCGTGGGACCGCAAGAGTGGATACGAACTGAGCCGATAA
- a CDS encoding universal stress protein, whose protein sequence is MFTVVLGIDTDTDRAVSQANTVAQIPCAASEITAILLHDFGENPQGGTVEQVGAVRRAREILEDADIDVELEGTSGDPATAIIHAADRHDADRIVLAGRKRTPTGKVLFGSVTQAVILNTTRPVLVCSTDDED, encoded by the coding sequence ATGTTCACAGTTGTACTTGGTATTGACACGGATACCGATCGTGCAGTGTCACAGGCGAACACAGTCGCACAGATTCCGTGCGCAGCGTCGGAAATTACGGCGATACTCCTCCACGACTTCGGCGAGAACCCCCAAGGCGGAACGGTCGAGCAGGTCGGCGCAGTCAGACGTGCTCGAGAGATACTCGAGGACGCCGACATCGACGTCGAACTCGAGGGGACCAGTGGCGATCCGGCCACTGCGATTATTCATGCCGCCGACAGACACGACGCAGACCGTATCGTACTCGCGGGTCGAAAGCGGACACCGACGGGCAAGGTATTGTTCGGGAGCGTCACGCAGGCGGTAATCCTGAACACGACCCGTCCGGTTCTCGTCTGTAGCACCGACGACGAAGACTAA